A DNA window from Salvia splendens isolate huo1 unplaced genomic scaffold, SspV2 ctg705, whole genome shotgun sequence contains the following coding sequences:
- the LOC121791025 gene encoding uncharacterized protein LOC121791025: MRLLRLTEECTLSYIETIRERYGGKWICGLCAEAVKDEIVRCQKLISPDEAVARHISFCSKFRAAGPPEDPTVHLIRAMRRVMMRGLESPKALRSMPCSPTNKSRGLDLEGVGGVFTRSESCMLSLTLVDAPVYCGLDEGCE, encoded by the exons ATGCGATTGCTGCGGCTTACTGAGGAATGCACCCTTTCATACATCGAGACAATTCGCGAAAG GTATGGCGGGAAATGGATATGCGGGCTATGTGCGGAGGCGGTGAAGGACGAAATCGTGAGGTGTCAGAAGCTGATAAGCCCGGACGAGGCGGTGGCCCGGCATATCAGCTTCTGCAGCAAGTTTCGGGCTGCCGGGCCCCCGGAGGACCCGACCGTGCACTTGATCCGGGCGATGAGGCGGGTCATGATGAGGGGCCTCGAGAGCCCGAAGGCGCTGAGGTCAATGCCGTGTAGCCCGACTAATAAGAGTCGGGGGCTCGACTTAGAAGGCGTTGGTGGTGTGTTTACGCGGTCGGAGAGTTGTATGCTGAGTTTGACCCTAGTGGATGCCCCGGTGTATTGCGGGTTGGATGAGGGTTGCGAATGA